From a region of the Rhodococcus sp. 4CII genome:
- a CDS encoding lipase family protein, protein MKLFRAVVLMTLSTCAAAYVCAHPPRVSAQPLGPESILPSPILDDDFFVWPPNVADFAAGEIIRSREVTLRAFPNPLVPHRAHQIMVRSNDSKDRPVPVTATVLVPTAEWTAPGPRPVVDYNMPIDSLGSRCTPSYKMVHDWQTLDLDIPPVLSLFLAKNYAVLVPDHQGPRMAYSAGRMAGHAVLDSIRGMKRLPGLGLSDSPVVATGYSGGAIATGWAAQLQPTYAPDVALAGAAAGGTPADFGLLRRTMNGQIGSGVYLSAVLGLAREYPEMLTLANPLGVLLATAPLRDQCIMALAPAGVASIPAELLASVPDPFDSDTARTVVAENRMGAVAPTTPVLLYHGSSRVFLGDEWIPEEGVLALQQEWCRGGANVTYAPQVGEHLTAAVFALPEVVHWIDERLAGVPAPDGCR, encoded by the coding sequence ATGAAGCTGTTTCGCGCAGTGGTCCTGATGACACTCTCCACCTGCGCGGCCGCGTATGTCTGCGCCCATCCCCCACGGGTGTCCGCGCAGCCCCTCGGGCCCGAATCCATTCTCCCGTCCCCCATCCTGGACGACGACTTCTTCGTGTGGCCGCCGAACGTCGCGGACTTCGCGGCGGGCGAGATCATCCGCTCCCGGGAGGTGACACTCCGGGCGTTCCCGAACCCGCTGGTACCGCACCGCGCCCACCAGATCATGGTGCGCTCCAACGATTCCAAGGACCGTCCCGTGCCGGTGACGGCGACGGTGCTGGTCCCCACCGCGGAATGGACCGCGCCGGGACCGCGGCCGGTCGTCGACTACAACATGCCCATCGACTCGCTGGGGTCCCGGTGCACCCCGTCGTACAAGATGGTCCACGACTGGCAGACCCTCGACCTGGACATCCCCCCGGTGCTGTCGCTGTTCCTCGCGAAGAACTACGCGGTGCTCGTGCCCGATCACCAGGGACCGCGGATGGCGTACAGCGCGGGACGCATGGCGGGACATGCCGTGCTCGACAGCATCCGCGGCATGAAGCGACTACCGGGACTCGGCCTGTCGGACAGTCCCGTGGTCGCGACGGGATACAGCGGCGGCGCGATCGCCACCGGCTGGGCAGCGCAACTGCAGCCGACGTACGCGCCGGACGTCGCACTGGCCGGGGCCGCCGCGGGCGGAACCCCCGCAGACTTCGGGTTACTCCGCAGGACGATGAACGGGCAGATCGGTTCGGGTGTGTACCTGTCCGCCGTCCTCGGGCTCGCCCGCGAATATCCGGAGATGCTGACCCTGGCGAATCCGCTGGGTGTGCTGCTGGCGACGGCACCACTGCGGGACCAGTGCATCATGGCTCTCGCACCGGCCGGGGTCGCCTCGATTCCCGCCGAACTGCTCGCGTCCGTGCCCGACCCGTTCGACTCGGACACGGCACGGACGGTCGTTGCCGAGAACCGGATGGGCGCAGTCGCGCCGACCACCCCGGTGCTGCTCTATCACGGGTCGTCGCGAGTGTTCCTCGGCGACGAGTGGATTCCGGAGGAGGGGGTGCTCGCCCTACAGCAGGAATGGTGCCGCGGCGGCGCGAATGTCACCTACGCCCCGCAGGTCGGGGAACACCTCACCGCGGCCGTGTTCGCGCTGCCGGAGGTCGTGCACTGGATCGACGAGCGACTCGCCGGTGTGCCGGCGCCCGACGGGTGCCGCTGA
- a CDS encoding GNAT family N-acetyltransferase — MAVTVERAVLEQAEDIVQMHWDAEDWLLAREIDPPARGEVSLADVREQIEFGEWRVALFAGIVVGALRVLRSDPDVWTEDDTPAAYVARVMTDRRHASAGLGAELLRWVDEHARSEAASVVRLECVETNSRLRDYYEEQGFFLVGRRDFEAEWPSVVLMEKSLL; from the coding sequence ATGGCGGTCACCGTGGAGCGGGCAGTACTCGAGCAGGCTGAAGACATCGTTCAGATGCACTGGGACGCAGAGGATTGGCTCCTGGCCAGGGAAATCGATCCGCCGGCTCGCGGTGAGGTGTCGCTCGCCGACGTGCGGGAACAGATCGAGTTCGGGGAATGGCGTGTCGCGCTGTTCGCCGGGATCGTGGTGGGGGCGCTGCGGGTGCTGCGGTCGGATCCGGACGTCTGGACCGAGGACGACACCCCGGCCGCGTACGTCGCCCGCGTGATGACCGACCGCCGCCACGCCAGTGCGGGACTCGGCGCCGAACTGCTCCGGTGGGTCGACGAGCACGCCCGCTCCGAGGCGGCGTCCGTCGTCCGGCTCGAGTGCGTCGAAACCAACTCGCGACTGCGCGACTACTACGAGGAGCAGGGCTTCTTCCTGGTGGGTCGCAGAGACTTCGAGGCGGAGTGGCCGAGCGTCGTGCTGATGGAGAAGTCCCTGCTCTGA
- a CDS encoding amino acid ABC transporter ATP-binding protein, protein MTDTPPLLQVSGVEKSFGDHQVLRDIGFDVAAGTVTVIIGPSGSGKTTVLRTLNALDMADAGVISIGDVSVDFGTEVGRSTLARFRAQSGMVFQSHNLFPHKTVLQNVTEGPIVVQKRPKDEARADAMRLLTQVGLAEKADQYPYQLSGGQQQRVGIARALALKPKLMLFDEPTSALDPELVGEVLRVIRDLATEGWTMVIVTHEIRFAQQVADQVLFIDGGVVLERGTPKEVLANPTGPRLRQFLHRILDPL, encoded by the coding sequence ATGACCGACACTCCTCCCCTTCTCCAGGTATCCGGCGTCGAGAAGTCGTTCGGCGACCATCAGGTGCTCCGCGACATCGGGTTCGACGTCGCCGCCGGAACGGTCACCGTCATCATCGGACCGTCGGGTTCCGGCAAGACGACGGTGCTGCGCACCCTCAACGCCCTCGACATGGCCGATGCCGGGGTGATCTCCATCGGCGACGTGTCGGTGGATTTCGGCACCGAGGTGGGCCGTTCGACACTGGCCCGGTTCCGCGCACAGAGCGGGATGGTGTTCCAGTCCCACAATCTGTTTCCCCACAAGACGGTGCTGCAGAACGTCACCGAGGGCCCGATCGTGGTGCAGAAGCGACCCAAGGACGAGGCGCGCGCCGACGCGATGCGGTTGCTGACCCAGGTCGGCCTCGCGGAGAAGGCGGACCAGTACCCGTATCAGCTGTCGGGCGGTCAGCAGCAGCGGGTCGGGATCGCCCGGGCGCTCGCACTGAAGCCGAAGCTGATGTTGTTCGACGAGCCGACGTCCGCACTCGACCCCGAACTGGTCGGTGAGGTGCTGCGGGTGATCCGCGACCTCGCCACCGAGGGCTGGACGATGGTGATCGTGACGCACGAGATCCGGTTCGCTCAGCAGGTGGCCGACCAGGTGCTGTTCATCGACGGCGGCGTCGTGCTCGAACGCGGCACACCGAAGGAGGTACTCGCGAATCCGACCGGGCCGCGACTGCGGCAGTTCCTGCACCGCATCCTCGACCCGCTGTGA
- a CDS encoding amino acid ABC transporter permease has protein sequence MDDATVQLILDNLWPMLKATITMTIPLTIISFTIGLVIALLVALARISSIRPLSAVARFYVSIIRGTPLLVQLFIVFYALPQFGITLEPFPAAVIAFSLNVGGYAAEVIRSAILSIPKGQWEAAQTIGMGYTTTLQRIVLPQAARVAVPPLSNTLISLVKDTSLASTILVTELLRVAQLAAAPTFDFFALYGVAALYYWVICIFLSAVQGRLEARLDRYVAR, from the coding sequence GTGGACGACGCAACGGTCCAGCTGATCCTGGACAACCTGTGGCCGATGCTGAAGGCCACGATCACCATGACGATCCCGTTGACCATCATCAGCTTCACCATCGGGCTCGTGATCGCGCTGCTGGTGGCGCTGGCCCGGATCTCGTCGATCAGACCGTTGTCGGCGGTCGCCCGCTTCTACGTCTCCATCATCCGCGGCACCCCGCTGCTGGTGCAGTTGTTCATCGTGTTCTATGCGCTGCCGCAATTCGGGATCACGCTCGAGCCGTTTCCGGCGGCCGTGATCGCGTTCAGCCTCAACGTCGGCGGCTACGCGGCGGAGGTGATCCGCTCGGCGATCCTGTCGATCCCCAAGGGACAATGGGAGGCCGCCCAGACCATCGGGATGGGGTACACCACCACCCTGCAGCGCATCGTGCTGCCGCAGGCCGCGCGGGTCGCCGTCCCCCCGCTGTCGAACACGCTGATCTCACTGGTGAAGGACACCTCACTGGCGTCGACGATCCTGGTGACCGAACTGCTGCGCGTCGCGCAGCTCGCGGCCGCACCGACGTTCGACTTCTTCGCCCTCTACGGTGTCGCGGCGCTGTACTACTGGGTGATCTGCATCTTCCTGTCGGCCGTCCAGGGCCGGCTCGAAGCCCGACTCGACAGGTACGTGGCCCGATGA
- a CDS encoding amino acid ABC transporter substrate-binding protein, with protein sequence MRRTLPTVLIAVLTALSLAGCGNSDSGPVIDQVREAGVLKVGTEGTYTPFSYQGPDGQLTGYDVDVIRAVGDKLGVSVEFTQTPWDSIFAGLEAKRYDLVANQVTVNDERTQKYDLSTPYTYSEGVIVTRADDNSITSLADLNGKTTAQSATSNWAQVARDAGANVESVEGFVQAITLLKDGRVDATVNDNLAVAEYQKQTGDTGVKVAAETGDTSEQAFAARKDSGLMPDIDKALDELRADGTLAQISQKYFGTDVSAPSN encoded by the coding sequence GTGCGACGCACACTTCCGACCGTCCTGATCGCCGTCCTGACCGCGCTGTCGCTGGCCGGATGCGGGAACTCCGACTCGGGGCCGGTCATCGACCAGGTACGCGAGGCCGGGGTCCTGAAGGTCGGCACCGAGGGCACGTACACGCCGTTCAGCTACCAGGGCCCCGACGGTCAGCTCACCGGGTACGACGTGGACGTCATCCGTGCGGTCGGCGACAAACTCGGTGTCTCCGTCGAGTTCACGCAGACACCGTGGGACTCCATCTTCGCGGGCCTCGAGGCGAAGCGGTACGACCTCGTCGCCAACCAGGTGACCGTCAATGACGAACGCACTCAGAAATACGACCTGTCGACCCCGTACACCTACTCCGAGGGCGTGATCGTCACCCGCGCCGACGACAACTCGATCACCTCGCTCGCCGACCTGAACGGCAAGACGACGGCGCAGTCGGCGACGAGCAACTGGGCGCAGGTGGCGAGGGACGCCGGCGCGAACGTCGAATCCGTCGAGGGCTTCGTGCAGGCGATCACCCTGCTGAAGGACGGCCGCGTCGACGCCACCGTCAACGACAATCTGGCCGTGGCCGAATACCAGAAGCAGACCGGGGACACCGGCGTGAAGGTGGCTGCCGAGACCGGGGACACGAGCGAGCAGGCGTTCGCCGCCCGCAAGGACAGCGGCCTGATGCCCGACATCGACAAGGCGCTCGACGAGCTGCGGGCCGACGGTACCCTCGCCCAGATCTCGCAGAAGTACTTCGGCACCGACGTCTCGGCGCCGAGCAACTGA
- a CDS encoding deoxyribonuclease IV: protein MRIGAHVRQDEDPIGYGARLGADVIQMFLTDPQKWEKPPTHPRTDEIRDSSIDVVVHSSYVINVASLNNRLRMPSRNAVAQQAQAAADIGAFGLVVHGGHVRDGEDVKAGIVNWRKLFERQADKGGFPVPILIENTAGGDFAMARHFDAIDRLWQEVGDFGAGFCLDTCHAWAGGEELVGVVERIKAITGRIDLVHLNNSRDEFNSARDRHANLADGTIDAELLAEVVRTADAPVVLETPAEGLADDLAYLRETVG, encoded by the coding sequence ATGCGCATAGGAGCACACGTCCGCCAGGACGAAGATCCGATCGGATACGGCGCACGGCTAGGCGCCGACGTCATCCAGATGTTTCTCACCGACCCCCAGAAATGGGAAAAACCTCCGACGCATCCGCGGACCGACGAGATTCGCGACAGCTCCATCGACGTCGTCGTGCACTCCTCGTACGTGATCAATGTGGCCAGCCTCAACAACCGGCTGCGGATGCCGTCGCGCAACGCCGTCGCACAGCAGGCCCAGGCCGCGGCCGACATCGGCGCGTTCGGACTGGTGGTCCACGGCGGACACGTCCGTGACGGTGAGGACGTGAAGGCCGGGATAGTCAACTGGCGCAAACTCTTCGAACGTCAGGCCGACAAGGGCGGCTTCCCCGTCCCCATCCTCATCGAGAACACGGCGGGCGGCGACTTCGCAATGGCACGGCATTTCGACGCCATCGACCGGCTGTGGCAGGAGGTCGGCGACTTCGGCGCCGGATTCTGCCTCGACACCTGTCACGCGTGGGCGGGCGGCGAGGAACTGGTGGGTGTCGTCGAGCGAATCAAAGCCATCACGGGGCGCATCGATCTGGTCCATCTCAACAACTCCCGCGACGAGTTCAACTCGGCCCGCGACAGGCACGCGAACCTCGCCGACGGAACCATCGACGCCGAACTGCTCGCCGAGGTCGTCAGAACCGCCGATGCGCCCGTCGTCCTCGAGACACCGGCGGAGGGGCTGGCCGACGACCTCGCGTATCTGCGGGAGACCGTCGGTTAG
- a CDS encoding helix-turn-helix transcriptional regulator: MATPRRRERTETGGIADGFVARRHQLALTQAELADLAGVSRSSVQSIESGRGTVQLDLVEAVAGALGCRLVLVTRAGVEVTS, from the coding sequence ATGGCTACCCCACGCCGCCGCGAACGCACGGAAACCGGAGGCATCGCCGACGGATTCGTGGCCCGGCGGCATCAGCTCGCGCTCACGCAGGCGGAGCTGGCCGACCTGGCCGGGGTGTCGAGGTCGAGTGTGCAGTCGATCGAATCCGGTCGGGGAACGGTCCAACTGGACCTCGTCGAGGCCGTCGCGGGCGCGCTGGGCTGCCGCCTGGTGCTCGTGACCCGCGCGGGTGTCGAGGTGACGTCCTGA
- a CDS encoding type II toxin-antitoxin system HipA family toxin translates to MVENLSRVERADVYKGERLAGSLAREGGDVVFRYDATYLQDPKSPQVAWTIPTSSPDVRASGGSVPPFFAGLLPEGIRLRGAVAATKTSEDDHLTILMAVGADTIGDVRVLPEGVPPPETAPVFDPDAIERSDLRELFEHMSGHEAVKLDPTSLPGVQAKVSAQMYSTPIATEKGPAILKLSPPQGYPQLVENEHFFMGLAAHCGLPVADHQLVRDGKGNAGLLVARFDRRVDSAGRVVRTPQEDACQVMGVFPAAKYRLKTENVITALADVCERGGGSARVATLELLRLVAYSYAIGNGDLHGKNFSVHLAESGLWSVTPAYDLLCTQPYLGWRDPMALDFYGKANKLNRRHFVESGGRLGVPERAVTRMLDGVRKGIGRGIGEIERIGFTPKENAQLRTLMERRSAELG, encoded by the coding sequence ATGGTCGAGAATCTCAGCAGGGTCGAGCGGGCCGACGTCTACAAGGGCGAGCGCCTCGCGGGCAGCCTTGCGCGGGAGGGCGGGGACGTCGTCTTCCGTTACGACGCCACGTACCTTCAGGATCCGAAATCTCCGCAGGTCGCGTGGACGATCCCCACGTCGTCACCCGACGTGCGGGCGAGCGGCGGCAGCGTTCCGCCGTTCTTCGCGGGTCTCCTCCCGGAAGGTATCCGGCTTCGCGGTGCGGTCGCGGCCACCAAGACATCCGAGGACGATCACCTCACGATCCTGATGGCGGTCGGGGCAGACACGATCGGAGACGTGCGCGTCCTGCCCGAGGGTGTGCCGCCGCCCGAGACGGCACCGGTGTTCGACCCCGACGCCATCGAACGCTCCGACCTGCGGGAGCTGTTCGAGCACATGTCGGGTCACGAAGCGGTGAAGCTGGACCCCACCTCGCTGCCCGGAGTGCAGGCGAAGGTGTCCGCTCAGATGTACTCGACGCCCATCGCGACCGAGAAGGGTCCCGCCATCCTCAAACTCTCGCCACCGCAGGGATACCCGCAGCTGGTGGAGAACGAGCACTTTTTCATGGGGCTCGCCGCGCACTGCGGGTTGCCCGTCGCCGACCATCAACTGGTGCGCGACGGGAAGGGCAACGCCGGCCTGCTGGTCGCACGTTTCGACAGGCGAGTCGACTCCGCCGGTCGAGTCGTTCGCACACCGCAGGAGGACGCCTGCCAGGTGATGGGCGTGTTCCCCGCCGCCAAATACCGGCTGAAGACCGAGAATGTCATCACCGCCCTGGCCGACGTGTGCGAGCGCGGCGGCGGATCGGCCCGAGTAGCGACACTGGAATTGCTCCGGCTGGTCGCATATTCGTACGCGATCGGCAACGGCGACCTGCACGGCAAGAACTTCTCGGTGCACCTCGCCGAGTCGGGGCTGTGGAGCGTGACACCCGCGTACGACCTGCTGTGCACTCAGCCGTACCTGGGGTGGCGCGACCCGATGGCGCTCGACTTCTACGGTAAGGCGAACAAGCTGAACCGCAGGCATTTCGTCGAATCGGGTGGCCGGCTCGGTGTTCCCGAACGTGCCGTCACCAGGATGCTCGACGGTGTCCGCAAGGGCATCGGGCGGGGCATCGGGGAAATCGAGAGAATCGGCTTCACTCCGAAGGAAAACGCTCAGCTGCGCACGCTGATGGAGCGGCGTTCGGCCGAGCTGGGCTGA
- a CDS encoding DUF222 domain-containing protein has product MGEVVAPDLAELRAFTTRLRCVEACGDAGLGIDLLDALEALKSVGCAVQAVITEDVAFCMREDRKVRGLPRAEWDRGIGSQIALARRESPNRGGRHLGFARALVHEMPHTLVLLRSGRLNEWRATLLVRETACLSATDRAVVDRRLCSDPAVLDGVGDRALVARAKALAAELDAAAVVARHRKAVSERRVTTRPAPDTMAYLSVLMPVQQAVCLQATLGRDADSLIATGHGGGRTRNQVMVDLLFERGTGQAVAAGVPVTVNLVLSDQTLLTGGPAPGGPSVTRRSSRHEIDLRTPTGHHYRSTAPPLPTPAYLRAS; this is encoded by the coding sequence ATGGGGGAAGTGGTGGCACCGGATCTGGCGGAGTTGCGGGCTTTCACGACACGGCTGCGGTGTGTTGAGGCTTGTGGCGATGCCGGGTTGGGGATCGATCTGCTCGATGCGCTCGAGGCGCTGAAGTCGGTGGGGTGCGCGGTGCAGGCGGTGATCACCGAGGATGTCGCCTTCTGCATGCGGGAGGACCGCAAAGTCCGGGGGTTGCCGCGGGCGGAGTGGGACCGCGGAATCGGATCGCAGATCGCCTTGGCACGCAGGGAGTCCCCGAACCGGGGTGGCAGGCATCTGGGGTTCGCGCGGGCACTGGTGCACGAAATGCCGCACACGTTGGTGTTGCTGCGGTCCGGCCGGTTGAACGAATGGCGCGCGACGTTGTTGGTGCGCGAAACCGCCTGCCTGTCGGCGACCGATCGTGCGGTAGTGGATCGCCGGTTGTGTTCGGACCCGGCCGTTCTGGACGGGGTGGGTGATCGGGCCTTGGTCGCGCGCGCGAAGGCGCTTGCGGCGGAGCTCGATGCCGCCGCTGTGGTGGCGCGGCACCGCAAGGCCGTCTCCGAGCGGCGGGTCACGACGCGGCCGGCACCGGACACGATGGCGTATCTGAGTGTGCTGATGCCGGTGCAGCAGGCAGTGTGTCTGCAGGCCACTCTGGGGCGGGACGCGGACAGCCTCATCGCCACCGGACACGGTGGCGGCCGTACCCGGAATCAGGTGATGGTGGACCTGTTGTTCGAACGCGGCACCGGACAGGCGGTGGCGGCGGGGGTGCCGGTGACGGTGAATCTGGTGCTCTCGGACCAGACCCTCCTCACCGGTGGTCCCGCGCCGGGTGGTCCGTCGGTCACCCGCCGGAGCAGTAGGCATGAGATCGATCTCCGCACCCCGACCGGGCACCATTACCGATCGACCGCGCCACCGCTGCCGACACCGGCGTACCTGCGAGCGTCATGA
- a CDS encoding maleylpyruvate isomerase family mycothiol-dependent enzyme — translation MTDDADLQRAVAHEFSALADLLDGLSDAEWDTPSLCAGWRIREVVAHVTMAARYSEDEFMRRLRESEFDFTRLSNEIAARDAELATAELVANVRSDIMRHWTPPRGGYHGALNHVVIHGLDATVPLGLPRRVPEATIRVVLNDLTAGGGHSNFGIDIEGRGLRATDLDWSYGSGAELRGTGEDLALMICGRSLPAGRVEGDPL, via the coding sequence ATGACCGATGACGCTGATCTGCAACGTGCGGTCGCGCACGAGTTCTCGGCACTGGCCGATCTGCTCGACGGGCTCTCCGATGCGGAGTGGGACACGCCGTCGTTGTGTGCGGGGTGGCGGATTCGGGAAGTCGTCGCGCATGTGACCATGGCGGCGCGCTACTCGGAGGATGAGTTCATGCGACGTCTGCGTGAGAGCGAGTTCGATTTCACCCGGCTGTCGAACGAGATCGCCGCTCGCGATGCCGAACTGGCAACGGCGGAACTCGTCGCCAATGTGCGCTCGGACATCATGCGCCACTGGACCCCGCCCCGCGGTGGGTATCACGGCGCCCTCAACCATGTGGTGATTCACGGACTCGACGCCACCGTGCCGCTCGGACTGCCGCGCCGGGTTCCGGAGGCGACGATTCGCGTCGTTCTCAACGATCTCACCGCGGGTGGCGGTCACTCGAACTTCGGCATCGATATCGAGGGCCGCGGTTTGCGGGCGACGGACCTCGACTGGTCGTACGGTTCCGGCGCCGAATTACGCGGAACAGGTGAAGATCTCGCGCTGATGATCTGTGGCCGCAGCCTTCCGGCAGGGCGGGTCGAGGGCGACCCCCTGTAG
- a CDS encoding SDR family oxidoreductase — MSLPTPAADRTALVTGASSGIGTAISRELSRRGHQVVLVARRAEKLEELATELRAAGGRAHVVCADLSDRSARATLLDRVGELGLTLDILVNNAGLSTLGPVAASDPDAEMNMIEVDVMAVADLCSRALPGMVQRRRGAILNVASTGAFQPLPGQAGYAACKAFVLSYTESLTGELKGTGVTATALCPGPVDTGFGETAGFAKEDAEAALPSFMWESAESVAATGIDGLDKGHMIAIPGFANRAASMFARLAPNRFLVPVLASRHPGLRT, encoded by the coding sequence ATGAGTCTCCCCACGCCTGCCGCCGATCGCACCGCGCTCGTCACCGGAGCGTCGTCCGGGATCGGCACCGCGATCAGCCGTGAACTCAGCCGCCGCGGTCACCAGGTCGTGCTCGTCGCCCGTCGGGCCGAGAAGTTGGAGGAGCTCGCCACCGAACTCCGTGCCGCGGGCGGTCGGGCACACGTGGTGTGCGCCGATCTGTCCGACCGCTCCGCGCGCGCGACCCTGCTCGACCGCGTCGGCGAACTCGGACTCACCCTCGACATCCTCGTCAACAACGCCGGCCTGTCCACCCTCGGCCCGGTGGCGGCGTCCGATCCGGACGCCGAGATGAACATGATCGAGGTCGATGTGATGGCTGTCGCGGATCTGTGCAGCCGCGCCCTGCCCGGCATGGTGCAACGGCGCCGGGGAGCGATCCTCAACGTCGCCTCCACCGGGGCGTTCCAGCCGCTGCCCGGGCAGGCCGGGTACGCCGCCTGCAAAGCGTTCGTCCTCTCCTACACCGAGAGCCTCACCGGCGAATTGAAAGGCACCGGCGTCACCGCGACCGCGCTCTGCCCCGGGCCCGTGGACACCGGGTTCGGCGAAACCGCCGGATTCGCGAAGGAAGACGCCGAAGCCGCACTGCCCAGCTTCATGTGGGAGAGCGCCGAATCCGTGGCCGCGACCGGCATCGACGGACTCGACAAGGGGCACATGATCGCCATACCCGGCTTCGCGAACCGGGCGGCCTCCATGTTCGCCCGCCTCGCGCCGAACAGATTCCTCGTACCGGTTCTGGCCAGCCGTCATCCCGGTTTGCGGACGTAG
- a CDS encoding SDR family NAD(P)-dependent oxidoreductase — MNRFDNRRILVTGAASGIGQATALRLLDEGGTVVAADVSEDGLAKTAELADAAGTAGRLSVTGIDIGDEKSVVDGVKSSVETLGGLDVLVNAAGILRASHTHETSLDLWNQVIGVNLTGTFLMVRECLPALLRGERSVVVNFSSTSAAFAHPYMAAYAASKGAIQSFTHALALEYGKQGLRAVGVAPGSIKTGITDATSGYVPSDADWSLFSKLSPILPTTLESGGAAMGGPEQVAGVVAMLASDDGAFVTGTEIRIDGGTHA; from the coding sequence ATGAATCGATTCGACAACCGCCGGATCCTGGTGACCGGCGCCGCGTCGGGTATCGGACAGGCCACCGCGCTCCGCCTGCTCGACGAGGGCGGCACCGTCGTGGCAGCCGACGTCTCCGAAGACGGCCTGGCGAAGACGGCGGAGCTGGCCGACGCCGCAGGCACCGCGGGACGCCTCAGCGTCACCGGCATCGACATCGGCGACGAGAAGTCCGTCGTCGACGGCGTGAAGTCGAGCGTCGAGACGCTCGGCGGACTGGACGTCCTCGTGAACGCCGCCGGGATCCTCCGCGCCTCGCACACCCACGAGACGTCGCTGGACCTCTGGAACCAGGTGATCGGCGTCAACCTCACCGGCACGTTCCTCATGGTCCGCGAATGCCTGCCGGCACTGCTGCGGGGCGAGCGCAGCGTGGTCGTGAACTTCAGTTCCACGTCCGCCGCGTTCGCGCACCCGTACATGGCCGCGTACGCCGCGAGCAAGGGCGCCATCCAGTCGTTCACCCACGCACTGGCACTCGAATACGGCAAGCAGGGCCTGCGCGCCGTCGGCGTCGCCCCCGGCAGCATCAAGACCGGAATCACCGACGCCACATCGGGTTACGTTCCCTCCGACGCCGACTGGAGCCTGTTCTCCAAGCTCTCACCCATCCTCCCCACCACCCTGGAATCCGGTGGCGCTGCCATGGGCGGACCCGAGCAGGTCGCCGGTGTGGTCGCCATGCTCGCCTCCGACGACGGCGCGTTCGTCACCGGAACCGAGATCCGCATCGACGGCGGAACCCACGCCTGA